DNA sequence from the Calidithermus timidus DSM 17022 genome:
GGGTGTTCAAGCGGGCGGTGCGGGTGACCACCACCACCCTGCTCTCGGCGGGGCTTTTCGTGCCTACTTCGGCTAAGGCCCTCGCCAGGCCCATCCCCGTGCTGGATGGGCTGGGCACCGACTCGCTGGAGACCCAATTCGCCGTCATCCGCGAGGGTGGGGTGCCCATCGGGGTGATCGGCCTCGAGGACTCTCTGGTTCCGTGGGAAGAAGCGCCCGTTGTGGGTGGCGACATCGCCGCCAACGACCTCTCGGTGATGTTCCGCAAGTACCCGGTGGTCATCGTGGCCGACGGTGACACCATCCACGGGGCCATCCGCCGCGAGGCTTACTTCAAGTACCTCGGCGCCTGAGGGGAATCCAGCCGGATTAGCTCGAGGCCCTCCCCAGGGCGTGGAGAATGCGGCCATAGTTTGGGCCAGCCGCGCCTCGCGAGCGCAAGGGGGTTCGGGTTCAACGAATACCGCCTACGCCTGCAGCGTAAGTGTGACGGCGAAGGCTTTGGTTGGCTTGTACGGGGCGAGCTAATTCCCTCCAATCCCACCACCTCCAGCCTATATCGAGTTATTTCGCTCATTAGACTTGACAATATTACGCTCAAGTATCATGATAGAACTACTGCGATGGAGGGGTTGGCATGAATTTGGAGAAGTGGACCGAACAGGCGCGCCAGGCTCTGGCCCAGAGCCAGGTGCTGGCGCGGGAGATGAGCCACTCGCAGATCGACGTGCCCCACCTGGCGGCGGTGCTGCTGCGGGACTCGGCGGGGCTGCCGGCGAAGATCGTGGGCAAGGCCGGACTCAGCCCGGATGCTGTGTACAAGGCCGCCCAGACCGAGCTGGGCAGGCTGCCGCGCATCAGCGGGGCCGAGGCGGGGCAATACCTCTCGAGCAAGCTGAACGGCCTGCTTGGGCGGGCCGAGGCCCTAGCCGCCGAACTCAAAGATAGCTATGTGGCGGTAGATACCCTGCTGCTGGCGCTGGCCGAGACCGGCTTCGCAGGCCTCGAGGCCGCCAGGGTCAAAGCGGCCATGCTCGAGGCCAGAGGGGGGAGAAAAGTGAACTCAGAACACGCCGAAGGAACCTACAACGCACTCGAGCAGTACGGCATCGACCTGACCAAGCAGGCCGAGCAAGGCAAGCTCGACCCGGTGATCGGGCGCGACGAGGAGATCCGGCGCACCATCCAAATCCTGCTGCGCCGCACCAAGAACAACCCCGTGCTCATCGGTGATCCGGGGGTGGGGAAGACGGCTATCGTCGAGGGATTGGCCCAGCGCATCGTCAAGGGCGACGTGCCGGAGGGGCTCAAGGGCAAGCGCATCGTCAGCTTGCAGATGGGCTCGCTGCTGGCGGGGGCCAAGTACCGCGGTGAGTTTGAGGAGCGGCTCAAGGCCGTGATCCAGGAGGCCACCCAGAGCGCCGGAGAGGTCATCCTGTTCATCGACGAGCTGCACACCATCGTGGGCGCGGGCAAGGCCGAGGGCGCGGTGGACGCGGGTAACATGCTCAAACCCGCGCTGGCGCGGGGTGAGTTGCACATGATCGGGGCGACCACCCTCGACGAGTACCGCGAGATCGAGAAGGATGCTGCCCTCGAGCGCCGCTTCCAGCCGGTGTTCGTCGATGAGCCCGGCCTCGAGGAGACCGTGAGCATCCTGCGCGGTATCAAGGAGAAGTACGAGGTGCACCACGGGGTGCGCATCACCGACTCCGCCCTCATCGCCGCCGCTCAGCTCTCGCACCGCTACATCACCGACCGTCGCCTGCCCGACAAGGCCATCGACCTTGTGGACGAGGCCGCCGCCCGGCTGCGCATGGCGCTGGAGTCAAGCCCCGAGGCCCTCGACTCGCTCGACCGCAAGAAGCTGCAGCTCGAGATCGAGCGCGAGGCGCTGAAGAAGGAGACCGACCCCGAGTCGCGTATACGGCTCGCCGACATCGAGCGCGAGATCGCCGAGCTGAGCGAGGAGATCGCCAAGCAGCGCGCGCAGTGGGAGGCCGAGCGCGAAGTGATGAACCGGCTGCGCGCGGCCCAGCAGAAGCTCGACGAGGTGCGCACCCGCATCGAGCAGGCCGAGCGGGCTTATGACCTCAACAAGGCCGCCGAGCTGCGCTACGGCGAGCTGCCGCGGTTGGAGGCCGAGGTGCAGCAGCTCTCGCAACAGATGCAGAGCGCGAAGTTTGCCCGCCCCGAGGTCTCGGAGGAGGACATCGCCGAGATCGTGGCCCGCTGGACCGGCATCCCCGTGAGCAAACTGCTCGAGGGCGAGCGCGAGAAGCTCTTGCGCCTGGAGGACGAGCTGCACCAGCGGGTAGTGGGCCAGGACGAAGCCATCCTTGCCGTGGCCGACGCCATCCGCCGGGCCAGGGCCGGGCTTAGCGACCCTAAACGGCCCATCGGCTCGTTCTTGTTCTTAGGACCTACCGGCGTGGGCAAGACCGAGCTGGCCAAGACCCTCGCGGCCACCCTCTTCGACACCGAGGAGGCCATGGTGCGCATCGACATGACCGAGTACATGGAGAAGCACTCGGTCTCGAGGCTGGTGGGGGCCCCGCCCGGCTACGTGGGCTACGAGGAGGGCGGTCAGCTCACCGAGGCCATCCGCCGCCGCCCCTACGCCGTCATCCTCTTCGATGAGGTAGAGAAGGCTCACCCCGACGTGTTCAACATCCTGCTGCAAATCCTCGACGATGGGCGCCTGACCGACGGGCAAGGCCATACGGTGGACTTCCGCAACACCGTCATCATCCTCACCTCCAACCTCGGCTCGTCGCTGATCCTCGAGGGCATTCAGTCGGGTCTGAGCTACGAAGGCATCCGCGAGCGGGTCATGGGCGTGCTGCGGCAGAGCTTCCGCCCCGAGTTCCTCAACCGCCTCGACGAGATCGTAGTCTTCCGCCCGCTCTCGCGCGAGCAGATCGCTCAGATCGTGGAAATCCAGCTCAAGAACCTGCGCGCGCGCCTGGCCGAGAAGCGCATCAGCCTCGAGCTCTCCCCCGAAGCCCTGGCCTTCCTGGCCGAGCGCGGCTACGATCCGGTGTTCGGCGCGCGTCCCTTGAAGCGGGTCATCCAGCGCGAGCTCGAGACCCCGCTCTCGCGCAAGATCCTCTCGGGCGAAGTGGGCGAGGGGGCCAACGTGTGGGTTGACGTCGGGCCGCTGGGCCTGACCTTTGAGCTCAAGAAGGCTGTTCAGGCTTGAAGGGGTACACTGAGGGCACACAAGGCCAGACGCGAGATGCGATGCACCAGCAGATCGCAGGAGGGTGCGAACTTGAGGAGGCCTGCATGCTCAACCGGGAGAACATTCGCCGCATTCACCAGCAGATCGCCGTGAAACCCGCCCCCATACTCTCGCTCTACCTTGACATCAATCCGGCCAACCCCAGCAACTCGGGCAAGGCCTATGTGACCAGGGCCAGGGAAGCCATGAAGGCTCTGGGGGTGCCTGAAAAGGTGCTCGAGCGGGCTCTGAGCGCGATGGAGAGGCTACCGGAAGGGCGTCTGCGGGTGGTTTTTGCCGGGGAAGACTGGGTGGAGGCTTATGACCTCCAGACCGAGCTGCCCCTGCCGGATGGGGTCGAGCTCCGTTGGGGCGAACCTTACCTGACCCCCTTGATCTACGCCCTCGACGAGTACGAGCGCTACGCGGTGGTGTTGGTAGACCGGGAAAAATGGCGGCTCTTCGAGTTGCACATGGGGCGGGTGGAGGAGCTCGAGGGGGCCTTTCGAGCAGTCGCTGCCAACGAATGGCGCGACCTGGGAGAGGATGCTACGGCAGCCGGAGGGCGCAGCGCTGGTCCCGGAGCCGTTGGGTATGTGGGCCGGGCCTCGGGGGGCAGTGGCAAGGATCACTTCAATGAGCGCATGAGCGAGTGGACCGAGCGCTTTTACCGGGAGATGGCCCAGAGGCTGGCTGAGGTCATGAAGGCCAGAGGGATCGGACGGCTCATCCTGATGGGGCCAGACCCCGACACCAAGAACTTCGCCGCCCACCTGCCCGACGGCCTCCCCGAACCCTACATCCTGCCCTCCATGCCGCACTCTAGGGTCGGCCCAGGGGAGATTCTCAAGGCCCTCGAGCAGCAGTTGCCTCCGCTCGAGCGCGCTCGCGAGGAAAAGCTGCTCGACGCCATTCGTGAGCGGGGCATCTGGGGCTTACAGGGGGTGCTGGAGGCTTTGCAAGAAGGACGCTTGCATCTGCTGGTGGTGCCCTGGGGTCTGGAGGTGAGGGTGTTTCGCTGCGCCTCGGGCAGGGTGGAACTCACCCGCGAGGCCGCCGAAGCTTATTGCCCTGGGGAGCGCTTGGAGGAAGTTTCCTTGAAGGAGATCCTGCCTGCCCTGGCCCAGGCCTACAACGTGCGGCTGGAGATCGTTCGCGGCGAAGCTGAGGCCCGCCTGCGTGAGGAATTGGGCGGCTTGGCGGCCCTCGTTCGTTGGTGAGAGCCCGCTTCGTTTCAAGGTCGGGAGACTATCCCGGCCTTAACTTTTATAACTCGCGATGATTAATAAACTTGACAATATAGTACTCAAGTTTTATTATTCAAACAGGAGGTAAATGATGGTACGCTTCGATCCCTTCAGAGAAATCGAGGAGCTTCAAGAACGCCTGTTCCGCAACTTCGGCCTGACCCGCCCCGAGAACGGTAACCGCACCTATGCCCCCCTGGTTGACGTCATGGACGATGCCCAGGGCCTGCACTTCGCCATCTACCTGCCCGGCGTCGATCCCAACAACGTCGAGCTGACCGCCGAGAACAACACCCTCAGCGTCAAGGCCGAGCGGCCCTTCAACCGGCCCGAGGGGGTGCAGCAGTACCGCCTCGAGGGGGCCTACGGCACCTTCGCCCGCAGCTTCACCATCCCCAACACCTACGACCTCTCCAAGGTGAGCGCCAACTTCAAGCACGGCGTGCTCTACGTAGACATCCCCAAGGCCGAAGCTGCTCAGCCCCGCAAGATTAACGTGCTGGTGGACTGAGCCTCGAGCCTTCAATCCCGGCGACTTCTGCCGGGATTTTTTGTTTTTGCTCCGCACGTGAGCCTGTAAACTTGGCCCATGTTCCCCCTTTACGACATCAACCGCCCGCGCCGCCGTGCGGTCTTGGTGCCTGCCCTGGTCGTTGCCAACCTGCTGGCCTTCGTGTGGGAGTGGGTACTCAACGATCCCGGGGCCGTCATCTACACCTACGGCTTCATTCCTGCTAACTTTTTCGCCGACCCCCTGGCCGAGTGGCCCACCCTTTTTACCAGCATGTTCCTGCACGGCGGAATTGGGCACCTGGTGGGGAACATGTGGTTCTTGTGGGTCTTTGGGGATAACGTCGAGGATCGCCTGGGGCATGGGGGATTCCTGCTGTTCTACCTGCTGGGGGGGGTAGGAGCGGCCCTGACCCAGGGCCTCGTTTCCTATGGCAGCGATGCGCCCATGATCGGGGCTTCGGGGGCGATTTCTGCGGTGCTCGGGGCCTACATCGTGCTCTATCCCGGCGCGCTGATCGTGAGCCTGCTGGGCTTTTTCCCCATCCTCATTCCAGCCGTGATCTACCTGGGGCTATGGTTCTTGCTGCAACTGCTCCAGTCCTTCGGTGGGGTTCCGGGGGTCGCTTTCTGGGCCCACATCGGCGGCTTTATCGTGGGCGTGCTGCTGATTCGGGCGATGGCTCCTGCTCGCTGGCGGCGCTGAGGGGAGTTGTTGTGAATTGTGTCACAGAACCCCTCATCATCTTGTGAAAAGAAGTACATTTGTCCTTGAGGGGACCAATGTCCCCAGAACCCGGGGAAGGCCACGAAGAAGGGGGAGGCCAGATGGCCGAGAAACACGTAGTTGTATTGGGCGCTGGATTCGCGGGTCTCAACGCCGTGCGGGAGCTTTCGCGCGAGCCCTCGGTGCGGGTGACGCTGGTAGACCGCAACAACTACCACCTTTTTCAGCCCCTGCTCTATCAGGTGGCTTCGGCAGGCCTCGAGGCCCCCCAGATTGCTTTCCCGATTCGGGCTTTCCTGCGACGGCACAAGAACGCCCGCTTCTTGCTGGGAAGTGCCGAGGGGATCGATCCCAAGGCCAGGGTGCTGATGGTCGAGGGCCGGCCGGTGCCCTACGACTACCTGATCGTGGGGTTGGGCACGAAGACCAACGACTTCGGCCTGCCGGGCGTGGCGCAATATGGTTACGCCATGAAGACCCTCGACGATGCCATGCGCATTCGGGATCGTCTGATCTCGGCTGGCGAGGAGGCCAGCCGCACCACAGACCCACACCGCCGTAGGGCCCTTTTGACCATGGTGATCGTGGGAGGCGGACCGACCGGCGTGGAGCTGGCCGGGGCGCTGGGCGAAGTGCGCCGCCACGTGATCCCCCGGGATTTCCCCGGCGTGGATCTGCGTGAGGTGCGGGTCATCCTCATCGAAACCGGCAGCCGGCTACTCGATGCTTTCGCGCCCTCCTCAGCCCGCTATGCCCAGCGCTTCCTCGAGCGGCTGGGCGTGGAGGTATGGCTTGGTGAGCGGGTGGTGGAGATTCGGCCCGATGGGGTCAGGTTGGAGAGCGGCAAGTTCATACCCACCTTTACCGCCATCTGGACTGCCGGGGTAACCGGGCAGGGGATACCCGGCTTGCAGGTCGTGCGGGGCAACCGCGTCGCCACTACCCCTGAACTCTACGTGCCTGAGCACCCCGAGATCTACGTGGCGGGTGACATGAACTTCCTAGAGTACAAAGATGGTCGCCCTCACCCGCAAGTAGCCCCCACGGCCATGCAACAAGGCCGCCTGGCCGCGCAGAACATCCTGCGTGAACTGCGTGGAGAGGAGAAGAGGGCTTTCCGCTATTTCGACAAGGGAAACATGGCGACGCTGGGCCGCAATGCCGCGGTTGCCGAGATTAAGGGACTGCGCCTGAACGGCTTCCCGGCTTGGGCCGCCTGGTTGGGGGTGCATCTTTACTACCTGGTCGGTTTCCGCAACCGCCTGATGGTGCTGGGCAACTGGGCCTACAGCTACTTCACCTACGACTACGCCGTGCGGGTCATGCACCACCGCCACGAGTTCCCGGTGGCGGGGGAGAGGGTGAGTGCTTGAGGAGGCCGGCCTCCGAACACCGACGCCGCGGGCCCTACCCCTCCCACTCCGCCATGTGCTGCACGAAGCGGGCGATGCCGCGTTTGCTGGGGCTGGCGAGGAAAGCGCGAAGCTCGAGCACCTCTGGGGTTTCGGGAAGATCCTCGGGGAGGGGGTCGCCGGCGCGCAGGGCGCGAAAAGCCCGCTCGAGGGCCTTGTAGCGCTCTCCATTCACGCCGCTGCGCCGCAGGCCCACCGTGTTGAGCCGGTAGTGGATGGCCGGAACCTCGGTGGCTAGGGTGAAGGGTAGGATGTCCTTGCGGGCGCCCGCCATGCCCCCGAGCATCGCGCCAGCCCCGATGCGCACGAACTGGTGTACCGCTGCACCGCCACCGAGCACCGCACCCCGGCCCACGCTGACGTGACCGGCCAGCATGACGTTGTTGGTTAGGATCACCCCATCGCCAATCTGGCAGTCGTGAGCCACGTGGCTGTAGGCCATCAGGTAGCAGCCCGCGCCGATACGGGTAGGGCGGTCCTCGCGGGTTGAGCGGTGCAGGGTGACCCCTTCGCGCAGGATGGTGCGTGCGCCGACCTCGAGCCAGCTTTCCTGCCCCTTGAAGCTCAGATCCTGGGGTTCGCCACCTAGCACCGCGTGGGCACCCACCTCGACCCCTTCGCCCAGGCGCACGTAGGGCAGGATGACCGCATGTGGCGCAATCCGAACCCCGTCGCCAATTTCGCAGGGTCCCTCGATAACCGCGTAGGGGCCGATTTCGACCCGGCCAAGCAACCGGGCTTTGGGTGAGACAACCGCCGTGGGGTGAATGAGGGTTTGGGTCATAACGGCTCAGCCCTCGTTGCGCAACACGAAGGTCAGGGTGGCCTCGGCCCGAACTTCACCCTCCACTTTGGCCTCGACCCTGACCTTGCCCAGGCCCCGGCGGTACTGCAAAAGCTCGCCCTCGAGGATCAGGCTGTCGCCGGGCGTTACCGGTTTGCGGAAGCGTGCCTCCTCGACCCCGACCAGAAATACCAGGCCTCCGGGCTTGAACTCCGGCTGCTTGGTGACCACCGCCACCGAAGCCTGGGCCATGGCCTCGAGGATCAGCACCCCCGGCATGATGGGGTAGCCGGGGAAGTGACCCTGGAAATGGGGCTCGTTGAAGCTCACGTTCTTGAGGGCCCTGAAGCGCTTTTCGTCGGCCTCGAGCACGCGGTCGATGAGCAAGAAGGGGTAGCGATGGGGCAGGAACTGCAGAATTTGCGTGATATCCATAGACAGGAGACAGGTTCACCTGGGGTAGGGCAGCACCCTCCGGTCCTGCGGCAGGGAGTTGAGCATCTTGGAAAGCTCGAGGGCCATCTCGAGGGCCAACAGGTCGTCCTCGAGGGTCACCAGGGGGGGATCGTCGCGTTGGATGCGATCGACGAAGTGCTTGAGCTGGCGGCGCAGCGGGTTCTCGTTGTGGATGGAGGTGCGCTCGACGTGCACGTGGGTAGGGCTGCCCAGCTCGCCGTTGCTCATGGCGCGGTGGATGGACAGCTCGGTGTAGGGGTCGTTGGTGAAGTCCATGCGCACCACCTCACCCGGCTGGGTGATGGTCAGCGAGCGCTCGGGTTGGGGAGAGACTCGGCTGGCGGTGAGCACGGCCTGGATTCCGGAGGGGAACTCGAGCACGGCGTGGGCGTACTCGTCGCGCCCGTCGAGGGCCTGACCCACCACCGTGTAGCGCAGGGGTTTTTCCCGTAGAAGCAGCAGGATCAGGTCCAGGTCGTGGATCATCAGGTCGAGGATCACGCCGATGTCCCGGATGCGGCGGTTGTTGCTCACCCGCCTGGCCTCGATCACCCAGGGATTTCCCACCAGGTTGGGCAAGTCTGCTACCGCCTGGTAAAAGCGCATGATGTGCCCTACTTGGAGCACCAGGTCCCGGCGCTCGGCCAGGCGCACCAGCTCGCGGGCTTGCTCGAGGGAAGGCGTCATAGGCTTTTCCACCAGCACGTGAACGCCAGCCTCCAGGAACAGCCGCGCTTGCTGGTAGTGATGGGAGGTGGGAGAGGCGATGCTTACCGCCTGTACCCGACCCAGCAAGGCTTCGGGATCGGCATAGGCAGGCACCTCGAGGTCTTGCTCGATAACCCGCCGCCGCATGGGGTCGGGATCAACCACGCCCACCAGCTTGACCCCCGGCAGGCCTGCATAGATCTGAGCGTGGTAGGTTCCCATAACCCCCACGCCAACCACACCGACTTTTAGTTCCATGGCCACCTCAATAGGGGCATACCTGACATCGCCAGCATCATAGCACCCACATTTAAACTTACTGGTCTGAATTAGGCCTGAATGCCTGAATTGCCTCCATGCGTGGCTCAATCCGCCTTGTGTGACCGCGGAGCCTCTGGTAGGATGCCGTGGTTTGCAGTAGTTCTCCGGAGGAGAGGGCTGTGGCAAGAGGAACGCTGTTCGTGATGACAGGGGCTTCGGGGGTGGGCAAGGGCACCATCCGAGCCCAGGTAATGGGGTACTTGCACAGAAGCCTGCACTACTCTATTTCGATGACCACTCGCGCGCCGCGCCCTGGTGAAAAGAACGGCCAGGACTACTACTTCGTCAGCAAGGAGGAATTCGAGGCTCGCATCGCACAAGGTGGCTTCCTCGAGTACGCCGAGTTCGTGGGCAACTACTACGGCACCCCCCGCGAGCCGGTGGAGGAAGCCTTGAACAAGGGGCTCGACGTCCTGCTGGAAATCGAGGTGCAGGGAGCCTTGCAAGTCGCCAAGCAAGCGCCTGAGGCAGTGATGATCTTTATCGTCCCACCCTCGCTCTCCGAATTGAAGCACCGCCTGCTCTTGCGAGGCACCGAGAGCCTGGAGAAGATCGAGAAGCGCTTGGCCCAGGCCAAGCGTGAGATGGAGGCCGCCCACAACTTCCACTACGTGGTGGTCAACGATGAGCTGGGCAGCGCGGTGAATGATTTCATGTCTATCATCCGTGCCGAACGCCTGCGCTATCCCCGAATGAAGGAGGCCATCGCGCAAGCCCTGACCCACGACTCGGAAATTGACGCAAAAAACGCTGTCCTGGAGGAAAAAATTCGCAAGGCGGGGTCTTGACAGGCTGAGGAGGGGTGGTCAAAATCGGGGCGTGGCCGAACCTGGTATTGATTATCTGCTGAGCCTAACCGACTCCAAGTACCGACTCACCGTCGTGGTAGCCAAGCGCGCCCAGCAACTGCTGCGCTACCAGTTCAAGAACACCGTCCTCGAGCCCCCCGAGTGGCCCAAGATGCGCACCCTGGAGGGGGAGAAACCCGACCCCAACGCGGTAACCTGGGCCATGCAGGAACTGCGGACTGGTCGCCTGAGCATCGGTGAGGGCCTGGTACCCGAGGACCGCCTTTCGCGCATGCTCGACCAGATGTATCCCCGCGAAGTCCCCGAACCCGTCGCTGAGCGTGAGCGGGATTAGGGCCTTTTGCGAATAAAAGCGCAATACGCAAAACGCTGAGCGCCCAAAACCGTGATCGAAGGGCGCTCGGCGCTTGGCCTTCTGCACCCGGAAAGCATCCTCCCTGCATAAAAATGATGTATACTCACCTGCGCAAACTGCAGAGGGATTGTTATGGCGAGCAAAGAACAGCGTCACCGAGCTATTCAGGAGATCATCTCCCAGGAGAATATCTCTACCCAAGCTCAACTGGTCGATCGACTGCGCAAGCGTGGTTATGCGGTGACCCAGGCTACCGTGAGCCGGGACATCAACGAGATGCGGCTGGTGCGCATGCCCATGGGCCGGGGTCGGCATAAGTATGCGCTCGCGGCGGTGACCTTGGCCGAGGACGTGGAGGAGGAGCTGCGGCGTATGTTTCGCGAGATGGTACACGACGTGGACCGGGGGGAGAACATCCTGGTGTTGCGTACTGCCGACGGACACGCCACGGGAATCGCTTTGCTGCTCGACCGCCTCGCGCGGGACGAAATTGTGGGGACGTTGGCCGGGGAAGATACCATCTTCATCGTAACCCGCACCGCCAAAGACGCCGAGCGGCTTCAGGACGACCTCGAGGGCTACCTCGAGTAGGCCCATATGCTGGAGCTGGCGAGCAAGGCTTTTCTGACGCTCTTCGTGGTCATCGACCCGGTGGGGATGGTGCCGATGTTTGTGGCCTTGGCGGGAAACCGCCCCCGTTCTGAGCAACTTCGCATCGCTCGAAAGGCCATCCTGGTCGCGGGTGGGGTGATCTTGTTCTTCGCTCTGGTCGGAGGGCCTTTGCTCGAGCACCTGGGGATCAGCCTCGAGGCCCTGCGCATTGCTGGAGGGATCCTGCTTTTCCGCATCGCCGTGGACATGGTGTTTGCTCAGTGGGAGCGCGAGACCAAGGAAGAGCAGGACGAGGCCAGGGAACGCTCCGATGTCTCGGTCTTCCCGCTGGCCATCCCCCTCATCGCCGGGCCGGGAACCCTAGCCAGCGTGCTGATCCTGGCGGGCGAATCGCGCAGGGTCGAACTCGGGCTGTGGATTGTGCTGGGTATGGCCGCGGTGGTGCTGGTGATCGCCTATTTCCTGCTGCGAGCCTCGAGTCGCCTGCGCTTCTTGCTGGGTCGCACCGGAATCAACGTGGTCACACGGGTGCTGGGGCTGCTGCTGGCTGCCCTGGCGGTGCAGTACGTCGCCGATGGGGCACGGGCTTTTTTGGAGGGCTAGCTGCATCCTGTATTCTCTCTCCATGCGCCACGACATCCCCATGCTGCAAGGCAGCGCCCTCATCGACCCCGAGACGCCGGTGGAGATTAAGACAGACGCAATCGTTGAGGAGGAGCTATGAAGGTGGCATTTATCGGTCTGGGCGCGATGGGCTACCCCATGGCGGGGCACCTCGCCAAGCGCTATGAGACCCTGGTCTACAACCGGACCCCAAGCAAGGCTCAGCAGCATGCCCTCGAGTTCGGCAGCAAAGCGGTGGGCCTCGAGCAGACCGCCGAGGCCGAGATCATCTTCACCTGCGTCCCCGTCTCCAAGGACGTCGATGACCTAGCCTGCGCGCTTTTGCCGCACTTGCGCCCAGGAACATTGTGGGTAGACCATACTTCGGGCGAACCCGAGTTGGCCAAGCAGACCGCAGCCCGGCTGGCGAGCAAGGGCGTGAGCTACCTCGACGCCTGCCTGTCGGGCGGGGTGGCTGGGGCCATCAACGCCAGGGCTACCGTGATGTGCGGCGGGTCCGAGGCCGACTTCGAACGGGCCAAACCGGTCATGCAGAGCTACGCGGCCAAGATCGTGCACGTGGGGCCATTGGGGGCGGGTCACGCGGTCAAGGCGGTGAACCAGGGCTTGTTGGCGGTCAACCTGTGGGCCTTGAGCGAGGGCATGGTGGCGCTGGCCAAACAGGGCATCAACCTGGAGCTGGCCCTCGAGGTCATCAATGCCTCCTCGGGCCGCTCCAATGTCTCGGAGAACCTCTTCGGGCAGCGGGTGCTCAGCCGCGAATTCCCCAACACCTTTGCCCTGGGGCTGCTGGCGAAGGACATGGGCATCTGCGTGAAGGTGCTCGAGGCCGCCGGCACACCTGCCCCTCTGCTGCGCCAACTGCGCGAGTTCTTCGAGGTCGCCAGACGCGAGGTGGGCTCGGCTGACGTGGACCATACGGCGGTGGCGAGGCTGCTCGAGCGGTGGGCGGGGGTAGAGATCAGGTAGTTTCGCCAGCCGATAGCCGAACGCCCCTCCAGCCCGGCCCCCGCACGACCTGCCCCGGCGTGGCTCCGGTGTGCTGGCCTCCCTCGAGCACCCGCACCCCGTTGACCCACACCTCCTGCACGCCCACCGAGAGCCGGTGGGGGTCCTCGAAGGTGGCCCGGTCGGCGATGACGGCGGGGTCGAAGAGCACCAAATCGGCCTGGCAGCCTACGGCGATGCGGCCCCGGTTGAACAGGCACAGGCGGTTGGCGGGCAGCGAGGTCATCTTGCGGATGGCCTCCTCCAGGCTCAGCAGGCCCTCCTCGCGCACGTAGCGCCCCAACACGCGGGGATAGCTGCCATAGGCCCTGGGGTGGACCGGCCCGTAGGCGCTGGCCCACTCAGGGTCGAAGCCGCCCGCGTCGGTGGAGATCATGGTCCAGGGCTGGGAAAGCTCGAGCCGTAGGTTGTCCTCGCTCATGCTGAAGTAGATGGTGCTGATGCGCTGCCCCTCCGACACCAGCAGGTCGAAGACGGTCTCGAGCCAGTCCTGGCCGCGCATGGCCGCGATTTCGGAGAGGCGCTTGCCCACGTAGACCTGGTTCTCAGGCCTCTGGAAGCCCACGGGCATGACGGACTCAGGGCGGGAGCGGGTGTCCACGTTGGGGTTGGGACCCTCGAGCTCGGCCCGGATTTGCGCCCGTACCCCCGGCTCACGCAGCTTCTCGTAGAGCTCGCCCCCTTCCGCGACCCAGTTGGGCAGCATGGCCGTCAGACCGGTGCCGCTGGCGGTGTAGGGGTATACGTCGGCGCTCACGTCCTGCCCGGCCTTCCGGGCCTGGTTGATCCGGGCGATCACCTGGGCCATCTTGGGCCAGTTGTCCTCGCGGGAAGCCTTGAGGTGGTAAATCTGCACCGGCAGATTGGCCCGCTGCCCGATCTCCAAAGCCTCCTCCAGCGCCTCGAGCAGCCGGTCGCTCTCCGAGCGCAGATGGGTGATGTAGAGCCCGCCGTGTTCGGCCACGACCTTGCAGACCTCCACGATCTCCTCGGTGTCGGCGTAGTCGTCTGG
Encoded proteins:
- the lpxA gene encoding acyl-ACP--UDP-N-acetylglucosamine O-acyltransferase — translated: MTQTLIHPTAVVSPKARLLGRVEIGPYAVIEGPCEIGDGVRIAPHAVILPYVRLGEGVEVGAHAVLGGEPQDLSFKGQESWLEVGARTILREGVTLHRSTREDRPTRIGAGCYLMAYSHVAHDCQIGDGVILTNNVMLAGHVSVGRGAVLGGGAAVHQFVRIGAGAMLGGMAGARKDILPFTLATEVPAIHYRLNTVGLRRSGVNGERYKALERAFRALRAGDPLPEDLPETPEVLELRAFLASPSKRGIARFVQHMAEWEG
- the fabZ gene encoding 3-hydroxyacyl-ACP dehydratase FabZ; this translates as MDITQILQFLPHRYPFLLIDRVLEADEKRFRALKNVSFNEPHFQGHFPGYPIMPGVLILEAMAQASVAVVTKQPEFKPGGLVFLVGVEEARFRKPVTPGDSLILEGELLQYRRGLGKVRVEAKVEGEVRAEATLTFVLRNEG
- a CDS encoding Gfo/Idh/MocA family protein encodes the protein MELKVGVVGVGVMGTYHAQIYAGLPGVKLVGVVDPDPMRRRVIEQDLEVPAYADPEALLGRVQAVSIASPTSHHYQQARLFLEAGVHVLVEKPMTPSLEQARELVRLAERRDLVLQVGHIMRFYQAVADLPNLVGNPWVIEARRVSNNRRIRDIGVILDLMIHDLDLILLLLREKPLRYTVVGQALDGRDEYAHAVLEFPSGIQAVLTASRVSPQPERSLTITQPGEVVRMDFTNDPYTELSIHRAMSNGELGSPTHVHVERTSIHNENPLRRQLKHFVDRIQRDDPPLVTLEDDLLALEMALELSKMLNSLPQDRRVLPYPR
- the gmk gene encoding guanylate kinase, giving the protein MARGTLFVMTGASGVGKGTIRAQVMGYLHRSLHYSISMTTRAPRPGEKNGQDYYFVSKEEFEARIAQGGFLEYAEFVGNYYGTPREPVEEALNKGLDVLLEIEVQGALQVAKQAPEAVMIFIVPPSLSELKHRLLLRGTESLEKIEKRLAQAKREMEAAHNFHYVVVNDELGSAVNDFMSIIRAERLRYPRMKEAIAQALTHDSEIDAKNAVLEEKIRKAGS
- the rpoZ gene encoding DNA-directed RNA polymerase subunit omega — encoded protein: MAEPGIDYLLSLTDSKYRLTVVVAKRAQQLLRYQFKNTVLEPPEWPKMRTLEGEKPDPNAVTWAMQELRTGRLSIGEGLVPEDRLSRMLDQMYPREVPEPVAERERD
- the argR gene encoding arginine repressor, giving the protein MASKEQRHRAIQEIISQENISTQAQLVDRLRKRGYAVTQATVSRDINEMRLVRMPMGRGRHKYALAAVTLAEDVEEELRRMFREMVHDVDRGENILVLRTADGHATGIALLLDRLARDEIVGTLAGEDTIFIVTRTAKDAERLQDDLEGYLE
- a CDS encoding MarC family protein, with protein sequence MLELASKAFLTLFVVIDPVGMVPMFVALAGNRPRSEQLRIARKAILVAGGVILFFALVGGPLLEHLGISLEALRIAGGILLFRIAVDMVFAQWERETKEEQDEARERSDVSVFPLAIPLIAGPGTLASVLILAGESRRVELGLWIVLGMAAVVLVIAYFLLRASSRLRFLLGRTGINVVTRVLGLLLAALAVQYVADGARAFLEG
- a CDS encoding NAD(P)-dependent oxidoreductase codes for the protein MKVAFIGLGAMGYPMAGHLAKRYETLVYNRTPSKAQQHALEFGSKAVGLEQTAEAEIIFTCVPVSKDVDDLACALLPHLRPGTLWVDHTSGEPELAKQTAARLASKGVSYLDACLSGGVAGAINARATVMCGGSEADFERAKPVMQSYAAKIVHVGPLGAGHAVKAVNQGLLAVNLWALSEGMVALAKQGINLELALEVINASSGRSNVSENLFGQRVLSREFPNTFALGLLAKDMGICVKVLEAAGTPAPLLRQLREFFEVARREVGSADVDHTAVARLLERWAGVEIR